Below is a window of Leptolyngbya subtilissima AS-A7 DNA.
GGCGGCTCTAGAGAAGGAGTCGGATACGCCGAAGGGAGCATTTTGGGTGGCGATCGCAGGTCCCCTAGTCAGCTTTGTCCTATTTGGCCTTTTCTCGATTGCTGGGCTAGTACTGCCTCTATCTGGGCCGCTGGCGGGTATTGTGTCGCTGCTGGCCTACATTAACCTGGCTTTGGGTGCCTTTAACCTAATCCCCGGCCTGCCACTGGATGGTGGCAACGTGCTGAAGTCAATTGTGTGGAAGATTACGGGTCAGCCCCATAAGGGTCTGGTGTTTGCCAGCCGCACGGGTCAACTGCTGGGCTGGACTGCGATCGCCTTGGGTATCGGCTCCATCCTGGGCATCAGCTCGGTGGGTAGTGTTTGGACGCTGTTGATTGGTCTGTTTCTGCTGCAAAACGCTAACCGCAGCGCGCAGTTTGGTACGGTGCAGGGTCGTTTGGCTGGCCTGACGGCCCAAGATGCCCTGGCACAAGACAGCCCGGTTGTAGAGACCACCATGTCTTTGCGAGAGTTTGCTGACGGCGCTCTGCTGGCTGCCCCTTCGGCCTGGCGCAAGTTTTTGGTGGCTGACGAAACCGGTTTGCTGGTGGGCACGGTGCTGGTAGATGCCCTCAAGCAGGTGCCCCGAGAGCAGTGGGCTGAGACCAGCGTTGCCGCCATTATGGAATCTGCCGGTGACATCGTAACGGTGGGTGCCGAGCAGCCGCTGATGGAGGTCATTAAGACCTTGGAGACTCGGAAGATTCAGGCGCTGGCGGTGATTGGTAATGATGGCTCTTTGGCGGGTTTGCTAGAGAAGACCTCGATTCAAGCGCTGTTACAGTCGCCTCAGGCAGCTTAGCCACTGCTTAAAACACAGTAGAAGGTGCCTCAGCTTAAACGCAGATCAGACAAGTCTGGTCTGCGTTTTTTGCAATGGGAGTTCCAGAAGATTGGATTGTGGACTACCGAGGTGCGGAGAATCGGGTGTTTATCGGCAGCCCTAAGGAGCCTACGTTTTATAGTGTGTCGGTTGCTTAGTGCAGCCTATCAACAACGGCAATATCTGCTAAGTGAAACTATTAATTGCGCCCAGCTACTTAGCTAGCTGCTAGAAAGTAGTCAGAACTTTAGCTATAGCGGTTTAGGAGATCCCCAAGCAAGTCTTCGAAGCGGCCAAAGCGACCAAACTCCATTTCGTCAAAGTCATCGTTTTGCCTGCTGCCAGAGTGGCTGGTGGTCGTATATCCTTTCTCGGCCTTTTTCCAGTGGACACCATAGCGATCGTACTGGTGGCGTTTTGCCGGGTCTGAAAGCACTTCGTAAGCTTCGTTTAGGGCTTTAAACTGCTCTGCCGCTGCCGCATTGTTGGGGTTGAGATCGGGGTGAAGCTGACGGGCTAGTTTTCGATAAGCCTGTTTGATGGCCAGCAGGCTCGCCTGGCGATTGACCTTTAAGACCGCGTAGTAATCTGTCGAGTCTTGAGGAGTTGGCATCGTTTTGCTGTCTGATTGACTGTTGGCGAAAACTCAGCTTCGTCTTCTTCACTATACTAGACAGCACAATCGGGCTTACTCAAAGCCCAGCTCTTGCTTGAGCTTAGCCAGAGCCGTTTCACGGGTCTTTTGTAGGGCCACGTCGGCGTCAAACCGATCGATTTCGCCGCCGATCGCACAGTGGGGGCGCGCGATTTCCATCATCAGGCCATACTCCAGCCCTTCGGTGACCGCCTGGTACGAGGCTTCGATAATGTTAGTCGAAACCCCTAGGGTCGTCCAGCGTTGAGCACCGTTGCCCGACTCCATCAGCACCCGCGTTTTGGCCGCCGTGCCCGCGCCGCTATCGATGATCCGCACCTTGTAGTCAGAAAGGTGAAAGTTGGCGATCGCCGGATAAAAGGTCAGCAGCGCCTTTCGCAGGGCCGTGTCTAGCGCCGCCACTGGCCCATTGCCCTCCGCCGCCGCGAGAATTTCCTCCTCCCCCACCATGACTTTGATCGTGGCTAGCGATTGGCTGCTGTGGTCGCTGCCGTTGCCTTGGTGCTGGCAGTTGATGTAGAAGCCCTTGAGGTCGAAGAATTGGGGGCGATCGCCTAGGGCCTCCCGCATCAGTAGCTCAAAGCTGGCCTCGGCAGCTTCAAACTGGTAGCCCTCGTGCTCCAGAGCTTTGAGCCGGGTGAGCAACTGACGCGAGGCCGGGTTGTGGCGGTCTAGCTCTAGCCCAAAGCTGCGGGCTTTGACCAGCACGTTGCTCAGCCCCGCCTGATCCGACACCACAATGCGGCGGCTGTTGCCCACCGTGGCCGGGTCGATGTGCTCGTAGGTTTTCGGCTCGCGCTCCACGGCGCTGACGTGAATGCCGCCCTTGTGGGCAAAGGCCGATCGCCCCACGTAGGGGGCATGCTCGTCGGGGGCCAGATTGACCACCTCGCTGATAAAGCGGCTGGTCTCAGCCAGGGTTTCGAGCCGGGCCGGGGCAATGCAGGGGTAGCCCAGCTTGATTTGCAGGTTGGGGATCAGCGTGCAGAGGTTGGCGTTGCCACAGCGCTCGCCGTAGCCGTTGATCGTGCCCTGCACCATAGTGGCCCCAGCCTCCACCGCCGCCATGGCGTTGGCCACTGCCGTGCCGCTGTCGTTGTGGGTATGAATGCCCAGCTGGGGCCGGGGTTCTGGAAACCGCTGGAGCCAGGTGTTAACGGCAGTTACAATCGCGCCGACTTCGTGAGGCAGGGTGCCGCCGTTGGTGTCGCACAGCGCCAGCCACTCGGCCCCAGCTTTTACCGCTGCTTCGAGGGTTTCTAGGGCGTAGTCGGGGTTGGCTTTGTAGCCGTCAAACCAGTGCTCGGCGTCGTAAATTACCCGGCGACCCTGGCTGCGAAAGTAGCAAATGGTATCGTCGATCATAGCCAGGTTTTCGGCCAGGGTGGTCTGCAAGCCGGTAGTCACATGCAAGTCCCAGGATTTGCCAAACAGCGTAATCCACTCGGTGCCCGCAGCCAGCACTGGTTGCAGCATCGGCTCTTCGGCAGCGACTTTGCCAGGGCGGCGGGTCGAGCAAAAGGCGGTAATGCTGGCCTGGGTAAGGGGAGTTTCTTTCAGCTGCCAAAAGAACTGCACATCCTTGGGGTTGGCTCCCGGCCAGCCGCCTTCGATGAAGGGCACCCCGAGGGCGTCGAGCCGTCGGGCAATGCGAATTTTATCTTCGATCGATAGGGCCAATCCCTCCCGCTGGGCACCATCCCTGAGCGTGGTGTCATAGATGTAAAGGGGAGTGCGCTGCTCAACCATAGCCAGTGGTGCCCTAGGAATTATCGTTGGTGTCACAGTTATCTAGAGTAAGCCTTGGGCTGGGGATGCTTGAGAACGCCGGGGCGATCGCGTTATAAAACGTAGATATTCTTCGTCTGCCAGGAAATGCCATGCCCACCGTCACCGCCCAGGGAAAAACCATGCAGTGCGAAGCCGGAGCCAACCTGCGCCAGGTCTTGCTAACCCACGGTATCGATCTCTACAACGGCCAGGCCAAGGTGATCAACTGCCGCAGTCTTGGCACCTGCGGCACCTGCGCAGTGGCAATCCAAGGCGAAGTTTCAGCCACCAACTGGAAAGACAAGGCACGCCGATCCCTCCCTCCCCACGACCCCGCCCGCGACCTCCGCCTCGCCTGCCAAACCCAAGTACTGGGCGACATTGTCGTCACTAAATACGACGGCTTCTGGGGCCAAGGCCAAACCCCCATCTGGTAAACCCCAACTCTCCTACTCCGCTACCCGCCAACTCTCCTACCCGCCAACTCCCCCTCTCTCCCACTCCCCCGCTGAGGCGTCCGAATCGCATCCAACATATCTGTCTTCGTGCCATCCACGCTGCCGCCCTGAACGCTCACTCGGTAGCGCATGGGTGATAAATAGCCCTGAATTTTGAACTTTTGGCAATCGATGTGAAGCTGGCTGAGGGCGACCTGGCGATCGCGATCGAGGGTGTCGAGATAGCCGCTAAACCCCAAAAACGCCAGCCGATAGAGCAACTGCTGACTAAACTGCCCCTCAAAATAGCCGCCGTGCACGTCTCGCTTACCGGTTCCGTAATCCAGAGTCAGCATTAGATAATCCCAGGGCAGCAGGGCCGATCGCCCCAGCGCGCGGGTCAAAAGCCCCGTCGGACGGATAGAGCAACTATTGTTCTGCAGATCAAACTTCAGATCGGTGTAGTCGGTGCAGTCAAAATAGGTAAAGAAATCGGCTACTGTGGCGCGTTGACTATCGCGCTTTGACTGCACCTCAAACAAATCCCCCAGGGTGACTACTCCCCGAGCTTGAAACCGCTCATAGGTGAGAAACAGATTTTCCATCACCTTTTGGCTTGACTGGGCGATCGCCTCACCGACAGACAAATTTACCGGAAAGTCGCGATCGAGGGAGGCCAAATTGACTAAGCCATAGTCGTCGATGCTGCCCGTTTTGTTTTGCAGCGCCACATTGCCTAGGCGATAGCCCCGGGCCTGAGTGCGGCTAGGAAAAGCAATATAGTTGGCGGCTGTGGAGGCAATGCGCAGCGCAATATCTCCCTCATTACAAAACAAGTACGATTCTGAAAATCGCCGCAATGACGACGACAAAAAGTTGGCCCGACTTGACACAATCGTCAGCACTGGAATGTCAGGAGAGGCAAGAATCAGCCGCTCCAAGCGGTACACATCGCCCACATCGCTGGGCGGCTGTTTATTTACCGATCGCATGTCGAATACATCTGACAAAATGCGCACGACATTGGTCACTACGAAACCGCCCATGCTGTGGCCAATAAAGCTGAGCTTCACCTTATTGCGGCTGCGTTGAGCCCAGTATTCGCGAGCTTTGAGCAGCGCTTGCTGTTGCTCATACTCAGTTTTTGCCAGAGGAAATAGAGCATTAGCTGTGCGTTGCACAATCGCCTGATCAATTTGGCGCAGCAGTTCGACTAGATCTAGCACGCCAAAATTGTCGGCCCGATAGCTGTCGCGGAAATACACGATCAGTCGCAGCACAACTAGGGCCGCCATCAGCAGCCCCAAGGCGAGCAACAGCACCAGAGAAAGGCTAATTAAAAATCCCCAGGTCGATGTCTCCAGGGCGTTGAGCAATTCAAGAATCAGTAGCCCCAGCGCACAGATTGCCCCGGTCAACAGCAGATCTCGTGGCAGCGGTGGTAAGGCGGCCAGGGCCTCAAAAACTTTTTTGGGCTCGCTGAGCGCCACATTTTCAGAAGGCCAGCGGTAGCCGATAAAAACGCGGTGGGGGCTCCTGCTAATGGCCGAATCGTGGCGGTTGGCGTACTTAAAAATATTTTTGTACCAGGCCTGCACCCCATGGAGGCTAGTGTTGTAGCCATGCACCGTAATCACAAGTTCGGCAAACCCATCGGCGCTGCTGCCCATCATGTGGTGCAGGTGGTCGGCAATGTCGGCAATTCCCTGATTAGCCTGCTGCTGAACTCTTTCGCTGGCTTCCTCGGCGTCTTCAATATTGGGTGGGGCGCTACTCATGACAAAGTAGCCGGGAATTTTGCCCTCAACGCCGCTGGTGTCATCTAGATCAACGATTTTGGCCAGATTTTCCTCGGCGAAAGCAAATTTCTGAATAATAAAGGGAAGCTGTTTCATAGATGCCCTGGTTAGACTACACAGGAAGAATTACAGGAGAGTAGTCGAAAGCTTCGGCCTTAGAGCCCTGCGGTACACGAAAATAGACTACAGTTCTGCGAAGCTTTTTACGAACAAAGCCTCCAAAAATTTTAAAATTAGGAGGGCTTAGAATTAGAAAACTGCTGCAAGGGTAAAGCCTGGAGTTAGCGCCATCACCGGGTTGTTGGCAGCCTGCGTACGCTAGGTAAAATCTGGATTAGAACAGCTCAAAATGCCAGGACTCAAACCTGTTAGGGCATTTTCTTCATTTTTCGTTCTTCTGCTATAACCCCCGCTTGTTTACAGGGTTATAGGTCAAAGTGCTGCCCTAGCTTTTGCCGGCGACAGTGACTATTGTCTTCGGCGCAATAGCCATCGCTATAACCTTTCGCCAAGGCTTTTAGCCTAGATCTTGCTCAAAAACCTGGTGGATTAAGCTTCTTTAGCCAGCACCGGAGCCGCTTGCAGGAGGGTTTGGGTGTAAGGGTGCTGGGGCGATTCAAACAGTGTTTTAGTAGGGGCAATTTCTACAATTTTGCCCTGCTGCATGACGGCAATGCGATCGCACATAAATCGCGCCACCCACAGGTCGTGGGTAATAAATAGGTAGGTGAGATCAAACTCATGCTTGAGGGCAATCATTAGATCGAGCACTTGGGTCTGCACCGTGGCGTCGAGCATGCTCACCGGCTCATCGCAGATCACCAGCTTAGGGTGGGTGATTAAAGCCCGGGCGATCGCCACCCGCTGCTGTTGCCCTCCCGACAGATCGCTGGGAAAGCGCTGAAAGTAGTCAGCGGTGGGGTTGAGGCTAACGCGGGCGAGCATGTCGTGGGCCTGCTTTTCGGCCTCGGCAACGGTGGCCAGCCCGTGGATCAGCAGCGGGTCGGCAATGCTCTTGCCCACGGTCATCATCGGGTTGAGGCAGGCGTGGGGGTCTTGAAACACCATTTGCAGCTGCCGCCGCTGCTGCCGCATGGCTTCGCGGGAGAGGGTAGTGAGATCGGTACCGCAAAACTCCACCTGCCCAGCGGTCGGTTTCGCTAGCTGCAGAATGGTGCGCGATAGGGTGCTCTTGCCGCAGCCTGACTCGCCCACCAGCCCCACCACCTCGCCAGGGTAAATTTCTAACGTTACCCCGTCCACCGCCTTAATCACCTTCGACTCCTGCCCCCCCAGTAGCCGAGCGATCGGGTTGGCTTCTAAGGTGTAGTGCTGCTTGACATCCGTCAGCCGCAAAATAGGTTCTATGGCGGTGGCGGTGTAGGCTAGCCCCTCGGCCTGCTGCATTTGCAGGGCCGACTCCACCAGCGATCGCGTGTAGCTATGCTTAGGGCTTTGAAGAACCGCAGCAGCGCTGCCCTTTTCTACTACCCGGCCTTCGTACATGACGGCGACGCGATCGCAGTATTCTGCCACCAGCGACAGGTCGTGGGAGATCAGCACTAGGGCCGTGCCCAACTCGTCGCACAGCCGCTTTAGCTCATCGAGGATCTGGGCCGACACCGTCACATCTAAGCTAGTGGTGGGTTCGTCGGCAATGATCAGCTTGGGCTCTAGAATCATCGCCAGGGCGATCGCCACCCGCTGACGCATGCCGCCGCTAAACTCGTGGGGATACTGGCCAAACCGGCTGGCGGGAATGTTGACCTTTTCCAGCACTGCGATCGCCCGCGCCTTGGCCTCACCCTGAGATACCTCAGAGCGATGGGCACGCAGCGTCTCTATGCAGTGGTCGCCAATGGTCATCAGCGGGTTGAGCCGCGTCATCGGGTCTTGAAAGACCAGGGCGATCGCCTCACCCCGAAACTGCCGCAGCCGCTGGGGGCTAAAGTCGAGCACCGACTCGCCGTTAAACCACACCCGCCCCTGTAGCTCCGTCGCCTTTGGCAACAGCCGCAGCGCTGCCCGCCCCAGGGTGCTCTTGCCGCAGCCCGACTCGCCCACCAGCCCCAGCTTTTCCCCCGGCGACAGGTTTAAAGACACCCGATCCACCGCGCGCTCTGCCTGGCCTGGGTAGGTGACCGAGAAGCTTTCGAGGGCAAGGAGGGAGTCTGGCATGGAAGGGTAGGGGGGTGAATGAGTAGGGGATGGATGGGTAAAGGATGCGGTAGCAGCAGATTGGAGGGGTGCGAAAAATGCAGCCTAGAGAGAGAGCAAATGCCTGGTCGGCGATCTGACCCATCCACCCATCTACCCACCTACCCATCCACTCATTGATCCACCCGCCGCATCAAATACGCCACCCCAAAATCTCCGTTGGGGTGCTGCTCTAGCAGGTCAGCTAGCTCAAACACGCGTTGGGCAACATCGGGTCCTAGCTTGTCAATGGTGGCTAGTTTTTCTCGTTCGGTGTGCTCTAGCTCACGCACCTGGGCCTGCCAATCAGCAGAAAAAATGTAATCGATGTGGGTCTGTAATTCGAGCTGCTGCAAGATCTCCCACTCGCCGCCATCGCACCAGATGCCGTTGCAGTTGGGGCAGCGCTCAACATAAAACGATCCCTGCGGCAGGGTAATGCGGCCCCGCACTAGGTAACTGCGGCAATCGAGGCACAGAGCTGCCCGATTATCAAGCGCAGCGGGCTGAAACGAGGTGCTCAATGACAGAGGCAGCACCGCTACTTGAATCGGCTCCTCGGGGTCATTTTGTTGCCTTTGCCAGTCTGCATAATGTTCTGGCGGAATCCAGCTGCCGCCACAGCTGGGGCAGCCGTGGACCGCCAGCCCCGGTGCTAGCTGACTGTCTTGAAGGTCAATATCCCCTTCCTTAGGGCACTGATACAAAGCACCTACTCCCAACCATCTACCCAACGAACCCCTAATATTAAACCACCTAGGCTAGGGCGTTAAGTCGGGTTGGCGATCGCCTGCTCCAAAGCTTGGCAAAAGGTCAGCAGCTGATCCAGTTTTGTGAGCATCTGCTGCTGCCGCTGCTGAGCTGTGGCCGACTGACGGGCCGCCTGCAAAAATGCCACATCCATCGCTAGCAGCCTAAGGGTGCGGTTGATTTCGGTTAGCACGGGCTGGGTGGTGGGCAACTCTTCTCCCAGAGGCAGCATCTGGTGCTGAAACTGTTGCTGAGTCAGCAAAAACTGCGCCTGTAGAGTGCGCCCGTCGGGGTTAGCAGACTGCACCAGGCCAATCATGGTCTGGAGGTGCGATCGCAGGGTTTCTAGGGCATTCTTCATAGATAGCTCACCCCTTTAGGGCCGTAGCGTTGGCGGCATGACAATAGTTTTACGATAACTAGAGATAAATTGCTGATTCCCCTTATCGAGGACAAATGTTAAGGTTAATACATAACTATCCATCAACCCTCAGTCAGCCTTAAGTATTTATTGCGGCCTGGGCTGTCGATGCGATTTTCCTCAAAGTTATGGTGTAGGTTATTTTTATCTCGGCGAGCTACTTTGTTGTAGCCCCATTACCTGGGCCTGTTGACAGAACGTTTGTACGATTTCTGTTTGGTTTTTTACTCCAAACCTAAGCAGATCGGTAGACGTTCTTATCTGTCCTGAGGCGATTTTATTTTATTAATAACTCCACTCTTTGAGTCTTGCCCAGACTTAAAGACAGTGTTCAAATACAAATCACTGTTTTTGGCAAGTTTCTAGTCTACCCGCAATCCCTGAAGGTCACTGGCACCCTTATGACTGCAACAGTTCATCCCCCCCTACCCGATGACTGCACCCTGCCCGGTTGGCTCGAAACTTGCGTGCTAACCCACCACGATGACTGTCAAGATGACCCGGCCCAAGACCCGGAAGATAAGTCCAATAACCTGCTGGTGTGCCAGGCCTTTGAGTTTGCCTACACCCTGCACAAAGGGCAGTATCGGGCCTCAGGCGAGCCCTACATTTGCCACCCCATTGCCGTAGCCGGCCTGCTGCGCGATCTGGGCGGCGATAGTGCCATGATTGCCTCCGGTTTTCTCCACGACATTGTTGAAGATACCGATATCACCCCGGAAGAACTTGAGAGCCATTTTGGTGATGAGGTGCGGCAGTTGGTGGAAGGGGTCACCAAGCTATCGAAGTTTAATTTTGAGAGCAAAACCGAGCGCCAGGCCGAAAATTTTCGCCGCATGTTCTTGGCAATGGCCCAAGACATTCGGGTGATTGTGGTGAAGCTGGCCGATCGCCTCCACAACATGCGCACCCTCGAGCACCTCAGCGACGAAAAACGCCGCCGCATTGCCCGCGAAACTATGGAGATCTTTGCGCCCCTGGCCAACCGCCTGGGGATCGGCCGCTTTAAGTGGGAACTGGAAGATCTTTCATTCAAATACTTAGAGCCCGACGCCTACCGCCAAATGCAGCGCCACGTCACTGAAAAGCGGGCCGATCGCGAGGCGCGGCTCGTGGAGGTGGCCGAAACCCTGCGCCAGCGCATGCACCAGTCTGAGATTCAGGTGGTCGATGTCAACAGTCGACCTAAGCATCTTTACGGCATTTACCGCAAAATGGAGCGGCAGCAAAAGGACTTCAGCGAAATCTACGACATTGCCGCCATTCGCCTCATTGTCGGCACCAACGAAGATTGCTACCGTGCCCTGGCGATTGTGCACGACGCCTTTCGCCCGATTCCCGGTCGGTTTAAGGATTACATTGGCCTGCCCAAGCCCAACCGCTATCAGTCGCTGCATACGGTGGTAATTGGCCCCAAGGGTAAGCCGATCGAGGTGCAGATTCGCACCCTTGAGATGCACCACATCGCTGAGTACGGTATTGCCGCCCACTGGAAATATAAAGAAACCGGCGCTTCCACCAATACCCGCATTAACGCCGACGACGAAAAATTTACTTGGCTGCGGCAGCTCTTAGAGTGGCAGAACGACCTCAAGGATGCCAAAGAATTTCTCGAAAACGTTAAGGGCAACCTGTTTGACGAGGACGTTTACGTCTTCACTCCCGATGGCGATGTGGTGCCGTTGAGCCGGGGAGCCACTTCCGTCGATTTTGCCTACCGCATTCACACTGAGGTGGGCAACCACTGCGCTGGAGCCAGGGTAAATGGCCGTATCGTCACCCTCGACACGCCGCTGGAAAATGGCGACATCGTTGAAATTATTACCCAAAAGAACAGCCACCCCAGCCTTGACTGGCTCAATTTTGTGGTCACCCCCAGCGCCCGCAACCGCATTCGCCAGTGGTATAAGCGATCGCACCGCGACGAAAATATTGCCCGGGGCCGCGACATGCTCGAAAAAGAGCTGGGCCGCAGCGGCTTCGACGCTCTGCTCAAGTCTGAACCTGCCCAACTAGCCGCCGAGCGCTGCAATTACCAGAGCGTCGACGACTTTCTGGCCGGGTTGGGCTACGGCGAGGTGACGCTCAATTCTTTTGTCAATCGCCT
It encodes the following:
- a CDS encoding site-2 protease family protein; translation: MNGNLRVGNLFGIPFYVNVSWFFVLALVTWQYGSGLAAAFPYLGGSLPWVLGLGAALTLFASVLAHELGHSFAAMKQGIGVNSITLFLFGGLAALEKESDTPKGAFWVAIAGPLVSFVLFGLFSIAGLVLPLSGPLAGIVSLLAYINLALGAFNLIPGLPLDGGNVLKSIVWKITGQPHKGLVFASRTGQLLGWTAIALGIGSILGISSVGSVWTLLIGLFLLQNANRSAQFGTVQGRLAGLTAQDALAQDSPVVETTMSLREFADGALLAAPSAWRKFLVADETGLLVGTVLVDALKQVPREQWAETSVAAIMESAGDIVTVGAEQPLMEVIKTLETRKIQALAVIGNDGSLAGLLEKTSIQALLQSPQAA
- a CDS encoding DnaJ domain-containing protein, which produces MPTPQDSTDYYAVLKVNRQASLLAIKQAYRKLARQLHPDLNPNNAAAAEQFKALNEAYEVLSDPAKRHQYDRYGVHWKKAEKGYTTTSHSGSRQNDDFDEMEFGRFGRFEDLLGDLLNRYS
- the cimA gene encoding citramalate synthase, with translation MVEQRTPLYIYDTTLRDGAQREGLALSIEDKIRIARRLDALGVPFIEGGWPGANPKDVQFFWQLKETPLTQASITAFCSTRRPGKVAAEEPMLQPVLAAGTEWITLFGKSWDLHVTTGLQTTLAENLAMIDDTICYFRSQGRRVIYDAEHWFDGYKANPDYALETLEAAVKAGAEWLALCDTNGGTLPHEVGAIVTAVNTWLQRFPEPRPQLGIHTHNDSGTAVANAMAAVEAGATMVQGTINGYGERCGNANLCTLIPNLQIKLGYPCIAPARLETLAETSRFISEVVNLAPDEHAPYVGRSAFAHKGGIHVSAVEREPKTYEHIDPATVGNSRRIVVSDQAGLSNVLVKARSFGLELDRHNPASRQLLTRLKALEHEGYQFEAAEASFELLMREALGDRPQFFDLKGFYINCQHQGNGSDHSSQSLATIKVMVGEEEILAAAEGNGPVAALDTALRKALLTFYPAIANFHLSDYKVRIIDSGAGTAAKTRVLMESGNGAQRWTTLGVSTNIIEASYQAVTEGLEYGLMMEIARPHCAIGGEIDRFDADVALQKTRETALAKLKQELGFE
- a CDS encoding 2Fe-2S iron-sulfur cluster-binding protein, producing the protein MPTVTAQGKTMQCEAGANLRQVLLTHGIDLYNGQAKVINCRSLGTCGTCAVAIQGEVSATNWKDKARRSLPPHDPARDLRLACQTQVLGDIVVTKYDGFWGQGQTPIW
- a CDS encoding alpha/beta hydrolase, producing MKQLPFIIQKFAFAEENLAKIVDLDDTSGVEGKIPGYFVMSSAPPNIEDAEEASERVQQQANQGIADIADHLHHMMGSSADGFAELVITVHGYNTSLHGVQAWYKNIFKYANRHDSAISRSPHRVFIGYRWPSENVALSEPKKVFEALAALPPLPRDLLLTGAICALGLLILELLNALETSTWGFLISLSLVLLLALGLLMAALVVLRLIVYFRDSYRADNFGVLDLVELLRQIDQAIVQRTANALFPLAKTEYEQQQALLKAREYWAQRSRNKVKLSFIGHSMGGFVVTNVVRILSDVFDMRSVNKQPPSDVGDVYRLERLILASPDIPVLTIVSSRANFLSSSLRRFSESYLFCNEGDIALRIASTAANYIAFPSRTQARGYRLGNVALQNKTGSIDDYGLVNLASLDRDFPVNLSVGEAIAQSSQKVMENLFLTYERFQARGVVTLGDLFEVQSKRDSQRATVADFFTYFDCTDYTDLKFDLQNNSCSIRPTGLLTRALGRSALLPWDYLMLTLDYGTGKRDVHGGYFEGQFSQQLLYRLAFLGFSGYLDTLDRDRQVALSQLHIDCQKFKIQGYLSPMRYRVSVQGGSVDGTKTDMLDAIRTPQRGSGREGELAGRRVGG
- a CDS encoding dipeptide ABC transporter ATP-binding protein yields the protein MPDSLLALESFSVTYPGQAERAVDRVSLNLSPGEKLGLVGESGCGKSTLGRAALRLLPKATELQGRVWFNGESVLDFSPQRLRQFRGEAIALVFQDPMTRLNPLMTIGDHCIETLRAHRSEVSQGEAKARAIAVLEKVNIPASRFGQYPHEFSGGMRQRVAIALAMILEPKLIIADEPTTSLDVTVSAQILDELKRLCDELGTALVLISHDLSLVAEYCDRVAVMYEGRVVEKGSAAAVLQSPKHSYTRSLVESALQMQQAEGLAYTATAIEPILRLTDVKQHYTLEANPIARLLGGQESKVIKAVDGVTLEIYPGEVVGLVGESGCGKSTLSRTILQLAKPTAGQVEFCGTDLTTLSREAMRQQRRQLQMVFQDPHACLNPMMTVGKSIADPLLIHGLATVAEAEKQAHDMLARVSLNPTADYFQRFPSDLSGGQQQRVAIARALITHPKLVICDEPVSMLDATVQTQVLDLMIALKHEFDLTYLFITHDLWVARFMCDRIAVMQQGKIVEIAPTKTLFESPQHPYTQTLLQAAPVLAKEA
- a CDS encoding zf-TFIIB domain-containing protein is translated as MYQCPKEGDIDLQDSQLAPGLAVHGCPSCGGSWIPPEHYADWQRQQNDPEEPIQVAVLPLSLSTSFQPAALDNRAALCLDCRSYLVRGRITLPQGSFYVERCPNCNGIWCDGGEWEILQQLELQTHIDYIFSADWQAQVRELEHTEREKLATIDKLGPDVAQRVFELADLLEQHPNGDFGVAYLMRRVDQ
- the patD gene encoding heterocyst frequency control protein PatD; its protein translation is MKNALETLRSHLQTMIGLVQSANPDGRTLQAQFLLTQQQFQHQMLPLGEELPTTQPVLTEINRTLRLLAMDVAFLQAARQSATAQQRQQQMLTKLDQLLTFCQALEQAIANPT
- a CDS encoding RelA/SpoT family protein, giving the protein MTATVHPPLPDDCTLPGWLETCVLTHHDDCQDDPAQDPEDKSNNLLVCQAFEFAYTLHKGQYRASGEPYICHPIAVAGLLRDLGGDSAMIASGFLHDIVEDTDITPEELESHFGDEVRQLVEGVTKLSKFNFESKTERQAENFRRMFLAMAQDIRVIVVKLADRLHNMRTLEHLSDEKRRRIARETMEIFAPLANRLGIGRFKWELEDLSFKYLEPDAYRQMQRHVTEKRADREARLVEVAETLRQRMHQSEIQVVDVNSRPKHLYGIYRKMERQQKDFSEIYDIAAIRLIVGTNEDCYRALAIVHDAFRPIPGRFKDYIGLPKPNRYQSLHTVVIGPKGKPIEVQIRTLEMHHIAEYGIAAHWKYKETGASTNTRINADDEKFTWLRQLLEWQNDLKDAKEFLENVKGNLFDEDVYVFTPDGDVVPLSRGATSVDFAYRIHTEVGNHCAGARVNGRIVTLDTPLENGDIVEIITQKNSHPSLDWLNFVVTPSARNRIRQWYKRSHRDENIARGRDMLEKELGRSGFDALLKSEPAQLAAERCNYQSVDDFLAGLGYGEVTLNSFVNRLREAVKAKQPLEPLSAESSLQDSDRFLAGAVTSPHRPRPVPSKDPILGIEGLVHHIAGCCNPLPGEPIMGSVSLGSRGIAIHRQGCPNLVDIPGDRIIPVSWNPVDHSGSRHTYPVEVRIEVIDRVGVLKDILSHLSDLQINVHKAQVKTFPGQTAEIDLGLDVKDHAHLEQTFGQIRKMTDVLKIRRMSQVT